The Micromonospora sp. NBC_01740 genome includes a window with the following:
- the fxsT gene encoding FxSxx-COOH system tetratricopeptide repeat protein yields the protein MVVNDAARGQIVTFYSYKGGTGRTMALANVAWILASQGLQVLVVDWDLESPGLHRYFHPFLRDSELRATPGVIEMIWDYSMATMQRNPGDDPQELLAGHAKIQRRAVSLNWDFPHGGVIDFVAAGQQDSAYSRLVSTFDWSNFYERQGGAAFFDAVRAQMRAEYDIVLIDSRTGLSDVAGICTVQLPDTVVNCFTMSTQSIRGASAVARSIRAQRPDDPPLLVPVPTRVEDAELRKLETGRDLVRAEFASFLDHLSDAARARYWNTIEVPYRAFYAYEEILAAFGDRPEQAGTLLAAYEQLASVVTGGRVTRLEPMPEEERRRSLTAFERSRLTAEQTVLVGYASMDRLWAEWISDQLEEAGLRVDRRAADVPVRAGGRTEFDRALAAASRVLVVLTRHFAATPLAGEAWKAAASRDQVAGTGVLVPLRVDESRLALPYTDRTPVDLSDVDAGTARTLLLEEVGAPAHTVTGRAVGRFPGTFPAVWNVRQHGTTFVGRAAQLEALRDRLTASPASGVQVVHGLGGVGKTQLAAEYALRFARDYDVVWWIPADSEERIRGGLADLAEAMGLGAGGGGEAVRRVLDALRRGGPGRRWLIIMDNADEPSRATRALLPQGPGHVLLTTRDQTWSEYAGATELTVFDRLESVQLLRDRVRGLTEEEATQVAEKLGDLPLAVEQGAAYLRATALPVQQYLASLDTPGLLRILEGRQSAGYSKTLAATWLVTLRQLRQEKPAAARLLELCSYYAPEPIPVAMLTGERFAVFMAPFDPTLTDPILQGLVTAELGRYGLAQVDAENNTVRIHRLVQLVIKDQLDDPAETRREAQSLLAAASPRDPDKPANWPRYAELWPHVRPSALHESTAEEARQLVADTVRYLYRRGDYESARSLAEDALDRWRDTDDDDPTKLRMRFHLANVLRAQSLFDRAFEIDQDVYERQRRIFGEHHLYTLMTARSLGADLRAQGRYHDAEQRDRRTLELSVRSFGEDSGRTLTAENNLAVSLRLVGHFREAAQLDQHIYERRRERFGDEDPSTLASASNYGRGLRDTGELWRSHSVLQRTSANQQKIIGPDHPETLRTAKELALTLRQLGRFADAHRVLERTVVRYQRTLGGEHADTLSCEMALATTWSAVGDNPTALRMARRLRDAYTEVLGADHAITLACLNNLGVFLRKGGEHPQALDLAQRVRDQLLASLGERHPHTLLATLNLANDLFALGERDAALLLDTTAYVELIRALGAEHPDSVSAALNLAVSRIATESEADAGRALYDDAFGQLVQLFGGDNPRVVQARQRDRFNGYIEPALL from the coding sequence ATGGTGGTGAACGACGCGGCACGCGGGCAGATCGTCACGTTCTACTCGTACAAGGGCGGCACGGGACGCACGATGGCGCTGGCCAACGTGGCCTGGATCCTGGCCAGCCAGGGGCTCCAGGTGCTCGTGGTGGACTGGGACCTGGAGTCGCCCGGCCTGCACCGCTACTTCCATCCGTTCCTGCGCGACTCCGAGTTGCGCGCCACCCCCGGGGTCATCGAGATGATCTGGGATTACTCGATGGCTACGATGCAGCGCAATCCCGGCGACGACCCGCAGGAACTGCTCGCCGGGCACGCCAAGATCCAGCGGCGGGCGGTCTCGCTGAACTGGGACTTCCCGCACGGCGGCGTGATCGACTTCGTGGCGGCCGGCCAGCAGGACTCGGCGTACTCGCGGTTGGTGAGCACCTTCGACTGGTCGAACTTCTACGAACGCCAGGGCGGGGCGGCCTTCTTCGACGCGGTCCGCGCGCAGATGCGCGCCGAGTACGACATCGTGCTGATCGACAGCCGTACGGGCCTGAGCGACGTCGCCGGCATCTGCACCGTGCAACTGCCCGACACCGTCGTCAACTGCTTCACCATGTCGACGCAGAGCATCCGGGGCGCGTCGGCCGTGGCCCGCTCGATCCGCGCCCAGCGCCCGGACGACCCGCCGCTGCTGGTGCCCGTGCCGACCCGGGTGGAGGACGCCGAACTGCGTAAGCTGGAGACCGGCCGGGACCTGGTCCGGGCCGAGTTCGCGTCGTTCCTCGACCACCTCTCCGACGCCGCGCGGGCCCGCTACTGGAACACCATCGAGGTGCCCTACCGCGCGTTCTACGCCTACGAGGAGATCCTCGCCGCGTTCGGCGACCGTCCGGAGCAGGCGGGCACCCTGCTGGCGGCGTACGAGCAGCTCGCCTCGGTGGTGACCGGTGGCCGGGTCACCCGGCTGGAGCCGATGCCGGAGGAGGAACGGCGCCGCTCGCTGACCGCGTTCGAGCGGTCCCGGCTCACCGCCGAGCAGACCGTGCTGGTCGGCTACGCCTCGATGGACCGGCTCTGGGCGGAGTGGATCAGCGACCAGCTCGAGGAGGCCGGGCTGCGGGTGGACCGCCGCGCGGCCGACGTGCCGGTCCGCGCGGGTGGCCGCACCGAGTTCGACCGGGCGCTCGCCGCCGCCAGCCGGGTGCTGGTCGTGCTGACCCGGCACTTCGCGGCCACGCCGCTGGCGGGAGAGGCGTGGAAGGCCGCCGCCAGCCGGGACCAGGTCGCCGGCACCGGCGTGCTGGTGCCGCTGCGGGTCGACGAGTCCCGCCTCGCCCTGCCCTACACCGACCGCACCCCGGTCGACCTCAGCGACGTCGACGCCGGCACCGCCCGGACCCTGCTGCTCGAGGAGGTGGGCGCACCCGCGCACACGGTGACCGGGCGGGCGGTCGGCCGGTTCCCCGGCACGTTCCCGGCGGTGTGGAACGTGCGCCAGCACGGCACCACCTTCGTCGGCCGGGCGGCGCAGCTGGAGGCGCTGCGCGACCGGCTGACCGCCTCGCCCGCCTCCGGCGTGCAGGTGGTCCACGGCCTCGGCGGGGTCGGCAAGACCCAGCTCGCCGCCGAGTACGCGCTCCGCTTCGCCCGCGACTACGACGTGGTCTGGTGGATCCCCGCCGACAGCGAGGAACGGATCCGGGGCGGGCTGGCCGACCTCGCCGAGGCGATGGGGCTCGGCGCGGGCGGCGGTGGCGAGGCGGTCCGGCGGGTGCTCGACGCGCTGCGCCGGGGCGGCCCCGGCCGGCGCTGGCTGATCATCATGGACAACGCCGACGAGCCGTCACGGGCCACCCGGGCGCTGCTGCCGCAGGGCCCCGGGCACGTCCTGCTCACCACGCGCGACCAGACCTGGAGCGAGTACGCGGGCGCCACCGAGCTGACCGTCTTCGACCGGCTGGAGAGCGTCCAGCTGCTGCGCGACCGCGTCCGCGGCCTCACCGAGGAGGAGGCGACCCAGGTCGCGGAGAAGCTCGGCGACCTGCCGCTGGCGGTGGAACAGGGCGCGGCCTACCTGCGGGCCACGGCGCTGCCGGTGCAGCAGTACCTCGCCTCGCTGGACACCCCCGGCCTGCTGCGCATCCTGGAGGGCCGGCAGTCGGCCGGATACTCCAAGACGCTCGCCGCGACCTGGCTGGTGACCCTGCGCCAGCTGCGGCAGGAGAAGCCCGCCGCCGCGCGCCTGCTGGAGCTGTGCTCGTACTACGCGCCGGAGCCGATCCCGGTCGCGATGCTCACCGGCGAGCGGTTCGCCGTCTTCATGGCCCCGTTCGACCCCACCCTCACCGACCCGATCCTGCAGGGGCTGGTCACCGCCGAACTGGGCCGCTACGGCCTCGCCCAGGTCGACGCGGAGAACAACACCGTGCGCATCCACCGGCTGGTGCAGCTCGTCATCAAGGACCAGCTCGACGACCCCGCCGAGACCCGCCGCGAGGCCCAGTCGCTGCTCGCCGCCGCCAGCCCCCGCGATCCGGACAAGCCGGCCAACTGGCCGCGCTACGCCGAGCTGTGGCCGCACGTACGTCCCTCGGCGCTGCACGAGTCGACGGCCGAGGAGGCCCGCCAGCTCGTCGCCGACACGGTGCGTTACCTCTACCGGCGCGGGGACTACGAGTCTGCGCGCTCGCTGGCCGAGGACGCGTTGGACCGCTGGCGCGACACCGACGACGACGACCCCACCAAGCTGCGGATGCGGTTCCACCTGGCCAACGTGCTGCGCGCGCAGAGCCTCTTCGACCGGGCCTTCGAGATCGACCAGGACGTCTACGAGCGGCAGCGGCGGATCTTCGGTGAGCACCACCTCTACACCCTGATGACGGCCCGCAGCCTCGGGGCCGACCTGCGCGCCCAGGGCCGCTACCACGACGCCGAGCAGCGCGACCGGCGCACCCTGGAGCTGAGCGTCCGCAGCTTCGGCGAAGACAGCGGCCGTACGCTGACCGCCGAGAACAACCTCGCCGTCTCGCTGCGGCTCGTCGGCCACTTCCGGGAGGCGGCCCAGCTCGACCAGCACATCTACGAGCGGCGCCGGGAACGCTTCGGCGACGAGGACCCGTCCACCCTCGCCTCCGCCAGCAACTACGGCCGGGGGCTGCGCGACACCGGGGAGCTGTGGCGCTCGCACAGCGTCCTGCAACGCACCTCCGCCAACCAGCAGAAGATCATCGGCCCCGACCACCCGGAGACCCTGCGTACCGCCAAGGAGCTGGCGCTGACCCTGCGCCAGCTCGGCCGCTTCGCCGACGCGCACCGGGTGCTGGAGCGCACGGTGGTGCGCTACCAGCGCACCCTCGGCGGCGAGCACGCCGACACCCTCTCCTGCGAGATGGCGCTGGCGACCACCTGGTCGGCGGTGGGCGACAACCCGACCGCGCTGCGGATGGCGCGGCGGCTGCGCGACGCGTACACCGAGGTCCTCGGCGCCGACCACGCCATCACCCTGGCCTGCCTCAACAACCTCGGCGTGTTCCTGCGCAAGGGCGGCGAACACCCCCAGGCGCTCGACCTCGCCCAGCGGGTCCGCGACCAGCTTCTCGCCAGCCTCGGCGAGCGGCACCCGCACACCCTGCTCGCCACGCTCAACCTCGCCAACGACCTGTTCGCGCTCGGCGAGCGCGACGCCGCCCTGCTGCTGGACACCACCGCGTACGTCGAGCTGATCCGGGCCCTCGGCGCCGAGCACCCGGACAGCGTCTCGGCGGCGCTCAACCTCGCGGTCAGCAGGATCGCCACGGAGAGCGAGGCCGACGCCGGCCGCGCCCTCTACGACGACGCGTTCGGCCAGCTGGTGCAGCTGTTCGGTGGCGACAACCCGCGGGTGGTCCAGGCCCGCCAGCGCGACCGGTTCAACGGCTACATCGAGCCCGCCCTGCTCTGA
- a CDS encoding TIR-like protein FxsC → MPLFFLSYAHEDNRNGQVQEFFGDLSEAVARLAGVGWDQAGFVDGQLPLGATWSQELADALATSSCLVALTSPRYVVSDYCGREFRVFADRVDAHEREFRRRPPAVLPIRWIPCDRVPEALTGFQHKNFPAGAVYAQDGLLTLKQRRRHHDEYQDFVDALAKHIVQTDRDHRLLRPARRPVLAQVTSAFETTRRRPAPGSSAARSPRSTSARHVWFVLAAGSAAELAGTRSGAEERYGALARDWRPYRPELEAPIGSYAGAVATTKSYGWTVEDAVDLAEVREWARAHNQIVVLVVDVWSAGLPRYELSLVGYDRDPDTTTPVLVPWTAADDAAADGNQRLWETLARVLSHHVVRNDPAMWRPEIATAGRFHAELEDALVVAQSRIYRTGTVYQEPPSDGPVRRPILEGP, encoded by the coding sequence GTGCCACTCTTCTTCCTGAGCTACGCCCATGAGGACAACCGCAACGGCCAGGTGCAGGAGTTCTTCGGCGATCTCAGCGAGGCGGTGGCCCGGCTGGCCGGCGTGGGCTGGGACCAGGCGGGATTCGTCGACGGGCAGCTGCCGCTCGGCGCGACCTGGTCGCAGGAGCTGGCCGACGCCCTCGCCACCAGTTCCTGCCTGGTGGCGCTGACCTCCCCCCGCTACGTGGTCAGTGACTACTGCGGGCGCGAGTTCCGGGTCTTCGCCGACCGGGTCGACGCGCACGAGCGGGAGTTCCGTCGCCGTCCCCCCGCCGTGCTGCCGATCCGCTGGATCCCCTGCGACCGCGTGCCCGAGGCGCTGACCGGCTTCCAGCACAAGAACTTCCCGGCCGGCGCCGTGTACGCCCAGGACGGGCTGCTCACCCTCAAGCAGCGCCGCCGGCACCACGACGAATACCAGGACTTCGTCGACGCGCTGGCCAAGCACATCGTGCAGACCGACCGCGACCACCGCCTGCTCCGGCCCGCCCGACGGCCGGTGCTCGCCCAGGTCACCAGCGCCTTCGAGACCACCCGCCGGCGGCCGGCGCCCGGGTCGTCCGCCGCCCGGTCGCCCCGCTCGACAAGCGCCCGGCACGTCTGGTTCGTCCTGGCCGCCGGCAGCGCGGCGGAGCTGGCCGGCACCCGCAGCGGGGCGGAGGAGCGCTACGGCGCGCTGGCCCGGGACTGGCGGCCGTACCGCCCCGAGCTGGAGGCGCCGATCGGCAGCTACGCCGGGGCGGTCGCCACCACCAAGAGCTACGGCTGGACGGTCGAGGACGCCGTCGACCTCGCCGAGGTGCGGGAGTGGGCCCGGGCGCACAACCAGATCGTCGTGCTCGTCGTGGACGTCTGGTCGGCCGGCCTGCCGCGCTACGAGCTGAGCCTCGTCGGCTACGACCGCGACCCCGACACCACCACGCCGGTGCTGGTGCCCTGGACGGCCGCCGACGACGCGGCGGCCGACGGCAACCAGCGGCTGTGGGAGACCCTGGCGCGCGTCCTGTCGCACCACGTGGTGCGCAACGATCCCGCGATGTGGCGACCGGAGATCGCCACCGCCGGCCGCTTCCACGCCGAGCTGGAGGACGCGCTGGTCGTGGCCCAGAGCCGCATCTACCGTACGGGCACGGTCTACCAGGAGCCGCCGTCGGACGGCCCGGTGCGCCGCCCGATCCTCGAAGGTCCCTGA
- a CDS encoding ArsR/SmtB family transcription factor, whose protein sequence is MHAFDVLGDPVRRRILELLTDGETTAGGLCDVIRREFGISQPAVSQHLKVLRDNGFATVRAEGTRRLYAVDPRPLREVDRWLDNFRRFWTPPLHALATELARGKRERRLREQPPTTDDTTDHGRDR, encoded by the coding sequence GTGCACGCCTTCGACGTACTCGGTGACCCGGTGCGGCGCCGCATCCTCGAACTGCTCACCGACGGCGAGACGACCGCCGGCGGGCTGTGCGACGTGATCCGGCGGGAGTTCGGGATCTCCCAGCCGGCCGTCTCCCAGCACCTGAAGGTGCTGCGGGACAACGGCTTCGCCACCGTGCGGGCGGAGGGGACCCGACGTCTCTACGCGGTCGATCCCCGGCCGCTGCGGGAGGTCGACCGCTGGCTCGACAACTTCCGCCGGTTCTGGACGCCGCCCCTGCACGCCCTCGCCACCGAGCTGGCCCGAGGCAAGCGCGAACGGCGGCTGCGCGAGCAGCCGCCCACGACAGACGACACGACCGACCACGGGAGAGACCGATGA
- a CDS encoding SRPBCC family protein, which yields MIDATEQINAVRRQLGRRVLEAGEARVMTISQTYDAPLEDLWDACTNAERIPRWFMPISGDLRLDGRYQLEGNAGGTIERCDPPKAFAATWEFGGEVSWIEVRLTPVGDDRTRFELEHVAHVDQERWDQFGPGAVGVGWDLALLGLASYLAADGSGVTPEEGEAWSVSEQGRRFVTASSERWGEASVADGTDAEAAWGAAERTTAFYTGAPPA from the coding sequence ATGATCGACGCGACCGAGCAGATCAACGCCGTACGCCGCCAGCTCGGCCGGCGGGTGCTGGAGGCCGGCGAGGCCCGGGTGATGACCATCAGCCAGACGTACGACGCGCCGCTGGAGGACCTCTGGGACGCCTGCACCAACGCGGAACGGATCCCCCGCTGGTTCATGCCGATCTCCGGTGACCTGCGGCTGGACGGCCGCTACCAGCTGGAGGGCAACGCCGGCGGCACGATCGAGCGCTGCGACCCGCCGAAGGCCTTCGCCGCCACCTGGGAGTTCGGCGGCGAGGTGAGCTGGATCGAGGTGCGGCTGACGCCGGTCGGGGACGACCGGACGCGGTTCGAGCTGGAGCACGTCGCGCACGTCGACCAGGAGCGCTGGGACCAGTTCGGCCCGGGCGCGGTCGGCGTCGGCTGGGACCTGGCGCTGCTCGGCCTGGCGTCGTACCTGGCCGCCGACGGCAGCGGGGTCACGCCGGAGGAGGGCGAGGCCTGGTCGGTGTCCGAGCAGGGCCGGCGGTTCGTCACGGCGAGCAGCGAGCGGTGGGGCGAGGCGAGCGTCGCCGACGGCACCGACGCCGAGGCCGCCTGGGGCGCCGCGGAGCGCACCACGGCCTTCTACACCGGGGCGCCGCCGGCCTGA
- a CDS encoding NADAR family protein — translation MSPRSVTELVAAVNAGEKIRYLHFWGHRPQRDGSVGPGCLSQWWPAPFTDGERTYATAEHWMMWHKAMLFGDAAVADRILAAGHPQRAKSLGREVRGFDQATWEARRFDIVVAGSVAKFDQHDDLRAYLLGTGERVLVEASPLDRVWGIGLAADNPRADDPARWQGANLLGFALMAARDALRAGRP, via the coding sequence ATGTCGCCGCGATCCGTCACCGAGCTCGTCGCCGCCGTCAACGCCGGCGAGAAGATCCGCTACCTGCACTTCTGGGGTCACCGACCGCAGCGTGACGGCAGCGTCGGGCCCGGCTGCCTGAGCCAGTGGTGGCCGGCCCCGTTCACCGACGGCGAGCGGACGTACGCCACCGCCGAGCACTGGATGATGTGGCACAAGGCGATGCTGTTCGGCGACGCGGCGGTCGCCGACCGGATCCTGGCGGCCGGGCACCCCCAACGCGCCAAGTCGCTCGGCCGCGAGGTGCGGGGCTTCGACCAGGCGACCTGGGAGGCCCGGCGCTTCGACATCGTGGTGGCGGGCAGCGTCGCCAAGTTCGACCAGCACGACGACCTGCGGGCGTACCTGCTCGGCACCGGCGAACGGGTGCTCGTGGAGGCCAGCCCGCTCGACCGCGTCTGGGGCATCGGCCTGGCCGCCGACAACCCGCGCGCGGACGATCCGGCGCGCTGGCAGGGCGCGAACCTGCTCGGCTTCGCCCTCATGGCGGCCCGGGACGCACTTCGCGCGGGCCGCCCGTGA
- a CDS encoding NUDIX domain-containing protein: MTAVAYSHCSFCGAAYPPAAGWPRVCAACGGTVWRNPLPVAVAVLPVRTARGLGVVAVRRDIEPARGQLALPGGFIEYGEEWQEALVRELWEETGLRADAADARLLAVHGAPAGGTIMVFGELPERRAEALPPSAPTEEATEWLVLTEPTELAFSTHTRVLAEFLARRAG; this comes from the coding sequence ATGACCGCCGTGGCGTACTCCCACTGCTCCTTCTGCGGCGCCGCCTATCCGCCGGCGGCCGGTTGGCCGCGGGTCTGCGCGGCCTGCGGCGGGACGGTCTGGCGCAACCCGCTGCCCGTCGCGGTGGCGGTGCTGCCGGTCCGCACGGCCCGGGGCCTCGGGGTGGTGGCCGTCCGCCGCGACATCGAGCCCGCCCGCGGCCAGCTCGCGCTGCCGGGTGGCTTCATCGAGTACGGCGAGGAGTGGCAGGAGGCGCTGGTCCGGGAGTTGTGGGAGGAGACCGGCCTGCGTGCCGACGCCGCCGACGCCCGGCTCCTCGCGGTGCACGGCGCCCCGGCCGGCGGCACGATCATGGTCTTCGGCGAGCTGCCCGAGCGGCGGGCCGAGGCGCTGCCGCCGTCGGCGCCGACCGAGGAGGCCACCGAGTGGCTGGTGCTCACCGAGCCGACGGAGCTGGCCTTCTCCACCCACACCCGGGTGCTCGCCGAATTCCTCGCCCGGCGCGCGGGCTGA
- a CDS encoding RNA 2'-phosphotransferase yields MDHRAMVRLSKRMSLALRHEPARFGLAPDRGGWVSVDDLLAALGIDRADLDAVVAGNDKQRFAVERGADGVERIRANQGHSIPVDLELAPSPPPARLYHGTSRVALDSIRASGLHRAGRHHVHLSPDLATARRVGARRPGELVVLTVDAAAMARDGHAFYRSANGVWLTDAVPARYLAD; encoded by the coding sequence ATGGATCATCGGGCGATGGTGCGGCTGAGCAAGCGGATGTCCCTGGCGTTGCGGCACGAGCCCGCCCGGTTCGGCCTCGCGCCCGACCGGGGCGGCTGGGTGTCGGTCGACGACCTGCTCGCCGCGCTCGGGATCGACCGCGCCGACCTGGACGCCGTGGTGGCCGGCAACGACAAGCAGCGTTTCGCCGTGGAACGCGGTGCCGACGGCGTCGAGCGGATCCGGGCCAACCAGGGGCACTCGATCCCGGTCGACCTGGAGCTGGCGCCCAGCCCGCCGCCGGCGCGGCTCTACCACGGCACCAGCCGCGTCGCGCTCGACTCGATCCGGGCCAGCGGCCTGCACCGGGCCGGCCGGCACCACGTCCACCTGTCGCCGGACCTGGCGACCGCCCGACGGGTCGGTGCCCGCCGGCCGGGCGAGCTGGTGGTGCTGACCGTGGACGCGGCGGCGATGGCCCGCGACGGGCACGCCTTCTATCGCAGCGCCAACGGCGTCTGGCTCACCGACGCGGTGCCCGCCCGGTACCTGGCCGACTGA
- the smpB gene encoding SsrA-binding protein SmpB: MNAARQNERRLIASNKKARHDYSILKTYEAGIVLAGTEVKSLREGRASLVDAFAQERDGELMLYGLHIAEYGFGSWTNHAPRRTRKLLLRRVEIARILERTREGGLTLVPLSMYFSGGWAKVELALAKGRKSYDKRQALAERDAEREIARELGRHLKGRTARRG, from the coding sequence GTGAACGCGGCCCGGCAGAACGAGCGCAGGCTGATCGCCTCCAACAAGAAGGCGCGGCACGACTACTCGATCCTCAAGACCTACGAGGCGGGCATCGTGCTGGCCGGCACCGAGGTCAAGTCGCTGCGCGAGGGTCGGGCGTCGCTGGTCGACGCCTTCGCCCAGGAGCGTGACGGCGAGCTGATGCTCTACGGGCTGCACATCGCCGAGTACGGCTTCGGCAGCTGGACCAACCACGCGCCCCGGCGCACCCGCAAGCTGCTGCTGCGCCGGGTGGAGATCGCCCGGATCCTGGAACGGACCCGCGAGGGCGGCCTGACCCTGGTGCCCCTGTCGATGTACTTCTCGGGCGGCTGGGCGAAGGTCGAGCTGGCCCTGGCCAAGGGCAGGAAGTCGTACGACAAGCGGCAGGCGCTCGCCGAACGCGACGCCGAGCGGGAGATCGCCCGGGAACTGGGCCGCCACCTCAAGGGCCGCACCGCGCGACGGGGCTGA
- a CDS encoding SCO5389 family protein: MSLTVPPALLDAAERGPVDDAEFVACVRDSLPYAWQTVSRVAAELASTGADHADNVVPPPTEAERGQLLRALASDAIRAGLERHFHVKLAFQNCHRVAAFRPVAVDSDAYRRFVSARGQLLNQSPELRNC, translated from the coding sequence ATGTCTCTCACCGTCCCGCCCGCCCTGCTCGACGCCGCCGAGCGCGGCCCCGTCGACGACGCCGAGTTCGTCGCCTGCGTCCGCGACTCGCTGCCGTACGCCTGGCAGACCGTCAGCCGGGTGGCCGCCGAACTCGCGTCCACCGGCGCGGACCACGCCGACAACGTCGTCCCGCCGCCCACCGAGGCCGAACGCGGCCAGTTGCTGCGGGCGCTCGCCAGCGACGCCATCCGCGCCGGCCTGGAGCGGCACTTCCACGTCAAGCTCGCCTTCCAGAACTGCCACCGGGTCGCCGCGTTCCGCCCGGTGGCGGTCGACTCCGACGCGTACCGGCGGTTCGTCTCCGCCCGGGGCCAGCTGCTCAACCAGTCCCCCGAGCTGCGCAACTGCTGA
- a CDS encoding transporter substrate-binding domain-containing protein — MGQDDEGSGNPPAPESVEAATARRSRSRQVRLAALLLLLVVIVAATVRVIVATGPPTWDELRERAGLTNRDRLVIGVKDDQPGVAQKLENGAFEGFDIEIAYMIAEDLGFDAPEVTLLAIESEDRARRQARDASGSFVTVDLVVASYSITEQRQGQGVVFSFPYLETEQSVVTLASDSRKVASLRDLDRAKVCTLGTSTSERRLRDAGASPIGRNRISECIQALYDGDVDAVTTDAAILAGFVGPRPPGELPPAVKLRGRQELQHWDIGEEAAEKWGVNTGPNPAMRDLVNLSLQQSAEGPDGYRWKAAFDRYLASEQQYSNLQQVAVGRQPEPEEKVEVRQWPWERWALPSPSRPRSGAPTVARAPSRRNRRSSGC, encoded by the coding sequence TTGGGTCAGGACGACGAGGGCAGCGGCAACCCACCGGCGCCGGAATCCGTGGAGGCCGCCACCGCGCGCCGGTCGAGGTCCCGGCAGGTGCGCCTGGCGGCCCTGCTGCTCCTGCTGGTGGTGATCGTGGCGGCCACGGTACGGGTGATCGTGGCGACCGGCCCGCCCACCTGGGACGAGCTGCGCGAGCGGGCGGGGCTGACCAACCGGGACAGGCTGGTCATCGGGGTCAAGGACGACCAACCGGGCGTGGCGCAGAAGCTGGAGAACGGCGCGTTCGAGGGCTTCGACATCGAGATCGCGTACATGATCGCCGAGGACCTGGGGTTCGACGCCCCGGAGGTGACGCTGCTGGCGATCGAGAGCGAGGACCGGGCCCGCCGGCAGGCGCGCGACGCCAGCGGCAGCTTCGTCACCGTCGATTTGGTGGTCGCCTCCTACAGCATCACCGAGCAGCGCCAGGGGCAGGGCGTGGTCTTCTCCTTCCCCTACCTGGAGACGGAGCAGTCGGTGGTGACGCTCGCGTCCGACAGCCGCAAGGTCGCCAGCCTGCGCGACCTCGACCGGGCGAAGGTCTGCACGCTGGGCACGTCCACCTCGGAGCGGCGCCTGCGGGACGCGGGCGCGAGCCCGATCGGCCGCAACCGGATCAGCGAGTGCATCCAGGCGCTCTACGACGGTGATGTCGACGCGGTCACCACCGACGCGGCGATCCTGGCCGGCTTCGTGGGCCCCCGCCCGCCGGGCGAGCTGCCGCCGGCGGTGAAGCTGCGAGGGCGCCAGGAGTTGCAGCACTGGGACATCGGCGAGGAGGCGGCGGAGAAGTGGGGCGTGAACACCGGCCCCAATCCGGCGATGCGGGACCTGGTCAACCTCTCCCTGCAGCAGTCGGCGGAGGGGCCCGACGGCTACCGGTGGAAGGCGGCGTTCGACCGGTACCTGGCCTCGGAGCAGCAGTACAGCAACCTGCAGCAGGTGGCGGTCGGCCGGCAGCCGGAGCCCGAGGAGAAGGTGGAGGTGCGGCAGTGGCCGTGGGAGAGATGGGCCCTGCCGTCTCCGAGTCGGCCGCGATCGGGCGCGCCGACCGTCGCCCGGGCACCAAGCAGGCGCAACAGGCGCAGCAGTGGCTGCTGA
- a CDS encoding TOBE domain-containing protein, translated as MTTFRIGEAAELLGVSADTVRRWVDAGRLAAGRDEHGHRVIDGVELAAFARGQAAEPDDRSDASSARNRLRGIVVNVVKDTVMAQVDIQAGPFRIVSLMSREAVDELDLRVGSLAVAVIKSTTVVVERASPSGASRGRQGS; from the coding sequence GTGACGACGTTCCGCATCGGGGAGGCCGCCGAACTGCTCGGCGTCAGCGCCGACACCGTGCGCCGGTGGGTCGACGCCGGGCGGCTGGCCGCCGGCCGCGACGAGCACGGGCACCGTGTCATCGACGGGGTCGAGCTGGCCGCGTTCGCCCGGGGGCAGGCCGCCGAGCCGGACGACCGGTCGGACGCCTCCTCGGCCCGCAACCGGCTGCGCGGCATCGTGGTCAACGTCGTCAAGGACACGGTGATGGCGCAGGTCGACATCCAGGCCGGGCCGTTCCGGATCGTCTCGCTGATGAGCCGGGAGGCGGTCGACGAGCTGGACCTGCGCGTCGGCTCGCTGGCCGTCGCGGTGATCAAGTCGACCACGGTGGTGGTGGAACGCGCCTCCCCGTCCGGGGCCTCCCGGGGGAGGCAGGGGTCGTGA